In the genome of Chaetodon auriga isolate fChaAug3 chromosome 15, fChaAug3.hap1, whole genome shotgun sequence, one region contains:
- the LOC143332660 gene encoding insulin receptor substrate 1-B, whose translation MENQAAEPQNYEDVQKSGYLRKHKSMHRRFFVLRAASEHGPARLEYYENEKKFRSKSPVPKKVLNLETCFNINKRADSKNKHMIVLYTRSESFAIAADSEEIQNEWYQAMLDLQCNCKTPEDYGSSGECSSPSPVPTFKEVWQVKVWPKGLGHARNLVGIYRLCLTDKTVNFVKLNSDVAAVVLQLMNVRRCGHSENFFFIEVGRSAITGPGEFWMQVDDSVVAQNMHETLLEAMKALSEEFRQRSKSQSVGTSCGGGTASNPISVPSRRHHPNLPPSQVGFSRRARTETPGTGGSSTSTSPTSRHGFPRARTASIGARSEEGGASAKGTWASSSPSLNGSCSTTPTLRPKPTRAPTPAKITLSLARYTPNPAPSPAPSLSSSSGHGSECGLVGAAVGGMTICSYPRVSQRVSVSGSPSDYGSSDEYGSSPGEHSLLVPSLSGHHVHGEGSSSYIVMGQREGLLGSHHRSKGRRILRRASSRESEAERRLLSKRASLPLAAHERLAPHRKDEDDEDDEEYAIMSQSANRERADLHHGSGALAVGAGQHDAVGENRKRADKSRGEVDAGAAVDSGYMSMLPGVTSPPVSLSLSIGMPDASTKPGADDEYMAMTPNNSVSPPQHIHQPSSEGYMVMSPNSSSSTDLHRLGMWDSRASMESRAASDYMNISPVCSRSACSTPPSHPEQHQLQPKMFNSYFSLPRAYQHTLYTRFEEDLNKGEGKKDSSGHDSAGRGGGVGYSKRNKITVGSAGSCQLSMSSSSFSSSSASSESLEDKSISAGRGLSLLRTGAEYKSAGTCTKEGRHHQKRGSSSKSPKQQRRGRPLSVSSDITKANTLPRVKENLLPSVSQNVGEYVSIVFKEDNKYDGGGCTRSKHGQPVIHGTLRPVNQPLLCHDNPANLPRSFSAPLSTSGEYVSMDLGKTSTPLTPVRSTFSSPQGPPAVAPKARHEHGISSPLAAEGNAGYRTKVKMAAMPSDTPTPFTDNKGSDSSISARPAIHSGQPLTMEQETGLGFSPVKSFQSPERSSRLVRGDQQARQSHRSETFNSPPSLPRHPPSSTSLFPEGSQAASHRHGLDCSLWENRQAASISATPPPQASTSSAEQGLNYIDLDLAIKESPQAGVERTSAAYNIGASAMGSSAGSSLNTYASIDFYKSEELRAHQNSRKDGQDC comes from the exons GTAAAACTCCTGAAGACTATGGCAGCAGCGGAGAGTGTAGCTCTCCGTCTCCTGTTCCAACCTTCAAGGAAGTGTGGCAGGTCAAGGTTTGGCCTAAAGGTCTTGGACATGCCAGGAACTTGGTGGGCATCTACCGGCTGTGCCTAACTGACAAGACAGTCAACTTTGTCAAACTCAACTCTGATGTGGCAGCTGTGGTGTTGCAGCTGATGAATGTTCGCAGGTGTGGCCATTCAGAGAATTTCTTCTTCATTGAGGTGGGCCGCTCAGCGATCACTGGTCCTGGAGAGTTCTGGATGCAGGTGGACGACTCTGTGGTGGCTCAGAACATGCACGAGACCCTACTGGAGGCCATGAAGGCCTTAAGTGAGGAGTTCCGTCAGCGCAGTAAATCTCAGTCTGTGGGAACATCGTGTGGAGGTGGTACTGCTTCAAACCCCATCAGTGTCCCAAGCCGTCGTCATCATCCAAATCTGCCACCAAGCCAGGTGGGCTTCTCCAGACGAGCCCGCACAGAGACTCCTGGAACCGGAGGCAGCAGCACGAGCACTTCACCTACGTCACGTCACGGATTCCCGAGGGCGCGAACTGCCAGCATCGGGGCCAGGTCAGAGGAGGGCGGAGCAAGTGCCAAAGGGACATGGGCCAGCTCCAGCCCAAGTCTTAATGGTTCCTGCTCAACTACGCCGACACTGAGGCCAAAGCCCACCAGGGCCCCAACTCCTGCTAAGATTACCCTCAGCCTTGCACGTTACACGCCTAACCCCGCTCCCTCTCCTGCACCGAGTCTGTCCTCCAGTTCTGGTCATGGCTCAGAGTGTGGCCTAGTGGGGGCGGCAGTGGGGGGCATGACAATCTGCTCCTACCCTCGTGTTTCTCAGAGAGTTTCTGTTTCAGGTTCACCGAGCGACTATGGCTCCTCAGATGAATATGGCTCCAGTCCTGGGGAACACTCTCTGCTCGTACCCAGTCTGTCTGGACATCATGTACATGGAGAGGGCTCCTCCAGCTATATAGTGATGGGACAGCGAGAAGGTCTCCTTGGTTCCCATCATCGCTCAAAAGGCAGACGGATTCTGCGGCGCGCATCCAGCAGGGAATCTGAGGCAGAACGCAGACTACTAAGTAAGAGGGCCTCCCTGCCTTTGGCTGCCCATGAACGACTGGCCCCTCATAGaaaagatgaggatgatgaagatgatgaagaataTGCCATCATGTCACAGAGTGCTAACCGAGAGAGAGCTGATTTACACCATGGCTCAGGAGCTCTGGCAGTTGGGGCTGGGCAGCATGATGCTGTTGGGGAAAATAGGAAGAGGGCTgacaaaagcagaggagaagtggatgcaggagcagcagtggatAGTGGTTATATGTCAATGTTGCCTGGAGTGACATCTCCTCctgtttcactctctctctcgatAGGTATGCCTGACGCCAGTACTAAACCTGGGGCAGATGATGAGTATATGGCCATGACCCCCAACAACAGTGTGTCCCCCCCTCAGCACATCCACCAGCCCAGCTCAGAGGGCTACATGGTCATGTCTCCCAATAGTAGCAGCTCCACAGACCTGCACAGACTGGGAATGTGGGATAGTAGGGCCAGCATGGAGAGCCGGGCTGCCAGTGACTACATGAACATCTCACCTGTTTGTAGCCGCTCTGCCTGCAGCACACCACCTTCCCACCCCGAGCAGCACCAACTGCAACCAAAAATGTTCAATTCCTACTTCTCCCTCCCAAGAGCTTATCAACATACTCTCTATACTCGCTTTGAGGAGGACTTGAACAAAGGGGAAGGAAAAAAGGACAGCAGTGGGCATGATAGTgctgggaggggagggggagtgggatacagcaaaagaaacaaaattaCAGTGGGTTCTGCAGGAAGCTGTCAACTCTCcatgtcttcctcttccttctcctccagctcagccaGCAGCGAAAGCCTGGAAGACAAGTCCATATCAGCAGGGAGAGGGTTAAGTTTATTAAGAACAGGAGCAGAGTACAAGAGTGCAGGAACATGCACCAAAGAAGGGCGTCACCATCAAAAACGCGGATCAAGCAGTAAGAGTCcaaagcaacagaggagggGTCGTCCCCTCAGCGTGTCTTCAGACATCACTAAAGCAAACACCTTGCCCAGGGTGAAGGAGAATTTGTTGCCATCAGTGTCTCAAAACGTTGGTGAGTATGTCAGTATTGTGTTCAAGGAGGACAAtaagtatgatggaggaggatgTACGCGGTCTAAACATGGACAACCTGTGATCCATGGAACCCTCCGGCCTGTGAATCAACCGCTCCTCTGCCACGATAATCCTGCTAACCTTCCCCGCAGCTTCTCAGCTCCGTTGTCCACCTCTGGTGAATACGTCAGCATGGATTTAGGGAAGACGTCAACGCCCCTGACTCCTGTTAGATCCACATTCAGCAGCCCACAGGGCCCACCAGCTGTTGCCCCCAAGGCCCGCCATGAACACGGCATATCCTCTCCTCTGGCAGCAGAGGGCAATGCCGGGTACAGAACAAAAGTAAAGATGGCAGCAATGCCATCAGACACCCCTACTCCATTCACGGACAACAAAGGTTCAGATTCCAGCATTTCAGCAAGACCTGCCATCCACTCTGGTCAACCTTTAACCATGGAGCAGGAGACAGGGTTGGGCTTTTCCCCAGTCAAGTCCTTCCAGTCGCCTGAGCGGAGCAGCAGATTGGTCCGAGGTGACCAGCAGGCACGGCAGAGCCACCGTTCAGAGACATTTAACTCACCTCCCTCCCTACCACGCCACCCACCCTCTTCTACCTCCCTCTTCCCAGAGGGCAGCCAGGCAGCGAGCCATCGGCATGGTTTGGATTGCTCACTGTGGGAGAACAGGCAGGCAGCTAGTATATCTGCCACACCTCCACCACAAGCCTCCACCTCATCTGCTGAACAAGGCCTTAACTATATTGACCTTGACTTGGCCATTAAGGAGAGTCCTCAAGCTGGAGTGGAGCGTACCTCTGCCGCCTACAACATCGGAGCAAGTGCTATGGGCAGCAGTGCCGGCTCCAGCCTCAACACTTATGCCAGTATTGATTTCTATAAGTCAGAAGAACTGAGAGCACACCAGAACAGTAGAAAGGATGGTCAAG ATTGTTGA